One genomic window of Candidatus Kuenenia stuttgartiensis includes the following:
- the hisI gene encoding phosphoribosyl-AMP cyclohydrolase, with the protein MQLLEKLHFNEKGLIPAVIADATDGKALTLCYMNKDAVVKTIETGKIHVFRRSQNRLMLKGETSGHIQSVKRIYFDCEGNSLVFMVEQHVAACHAGYKSCYYREYIPQTNSIQVVEEKVFDPENVYK; encoded by the coding sequence ATGCAATTGCTGGAAAAATTACACTTTAATGAAAAGGGGCTTATCCCCGCAGTCATAGCAGATGCTACTGACGGAAAAGCGCTTACGCTATGTTATATGAATAAAGACGCCGTGGTAAAAACCATTGAAACTGGGAAGATCCACGTGTTTCGCCGTTCTCAAAATCGGTTAATGCTGAAAGGAGAAACATCCGGGCATATTCAGTCCGTTAAAAGAATATACTTCGACTGCGAAGGCAACTCTCTGGTTTTTATGGTGGAGCAACATGTAGCGGCATGCCATGCAGGCTATAAGAGTTGTTATTACAGGGAATATATTCCACAGACAAATAGTATTCAGGTTGTGGAAGAAAAGGTATTTGATCCTGAAAATGTTTATAAATAG
- a CDS encoding cytochrome c biogenesis protein ResB: MESSKGKSTRVKNGTIVDEKKIGVNKSEEKKRKDTNKVWDFFCSVKLAVIIILLMAVACVLGTFIVQGRSFEEYTARYGYGLATVVRITQLNNVFYSHWFSLLLVMLCANLICCTIRRWRNTFLQTGFVLTHLSLILILLGGVIKFQMGVKGGVNVYIGKSVDYFLTQKIDSMGRTDYIKKPLPFTIALDNFILEKNEPKFQLTTYVKDKDKQKILEVKVGKRQRIPGSEYNVVINDYVPDAELRQEPVNESDRPDNPAVFIKLLGSERALAEGWLLAHANNYHDEKKQDLRLEYIWLPSKQEFDNAVTTVQNVDAKITASVPDLGILQDYSLELNKTFKLGASEYSLRILEYVLNYGDKRPVSEQPANNPAVHVEIEGPDGLEKRWIFESFPDWDKMHPLKYENIKISCSGIAKAHMTRNVIRVCQAPDGNQKLVYIKDKQILETMPWELNKQYSFANNDLQLIITRYFPSFNIKQDVVKKSDQVGTPAIHVRINGPRGKKEEWLFANSKYATWYKDNNFAVLYESTGESIKHYVSDLRIVKNNQTIIEKSIKVNDPLKYDGYAIYQSSYDPEKLSYSGLQIVKDPGIPVAYAGFAALCVGVVFIFYVKPFLRKKLKKENEVAENEYS, translated from the coding sequence ATGGAAAGTAGTAAAGGGAAATCGACGCGTGTTAAAAACGGAACCATAGTTGATGAAAAGAAAATAGGCGTAAACAAGTCTGAAGAAAAGAAAAGAAAAGATACAAACAAGGTCTGGGATTTTTTCTGCTCGGTCAAACTAGCCGTAATAATTATCCTGTTAATGGCCGTTGCATGTGTGCTGGGAACATTCATTGTTCAGGGAAGGTCATTTGAAGAATATACGGCACGGTATGGATATGGACTTGCTACGGTTGTTCGAATAACACAATTAAATAATGTTTTTTATTCACATTGGTTTTCGTTACTTTTGGTAATGCTGTGCGCAAATCTCATATGTTGTACTATAAGGAGATGGCGGAACACCTTTCTGCAAACTGGTTTTGTGCTTACGCATCTCAGTTTGATCTTGATATTGTTGGGTGGGGTGATTAAGTTTCAGATGGGGGTTAAGGGAGGTGTAAATGTTTATATCGGGAAATCGGTTGATTACTTTTTAACGCAAAAAATAGACAGTATGGGCCGGACGGATTATATTAAAAAACCTCTGCCCTTTACAATTGCGCTCGACAACTTCATCCTCGAAAAAAATGAACCAAAATTTCAACTTACAACGTATGTTAAAGATAAAGATAAACAGAAGATATTAGAGGTAAAGGTTGGTAAAAGACAGCGGATACCCGGCTCAGAGTATAATGTGGTCATTAATGACTATGTTCCGGACGCAGAGTTACGACAGGAACCTGTTAATGAATCAGACAGGCCGGATAACCCGGCTGTCTTTATTAAACTCCTCGGGTCGGAAAGAGCCCTTGCGGAAGGTTGGCTACTGGCGCACGCAAATAATTATCATGATGAAAAGAAGCAAGACTTGCGGCTGGAATATATCTGGTTGCCTTCTAAGCAGGAATTTGATAACGCAGTAACTACGGTACAAAATGTTGATGCAAAAATAACGGCTTCTGTTCCTGATCTCGGAATTCTTCAGGATTATTCGCTGGAATTGAATAAGACATTTAAACTAGGTGCATCGGAGTACTCACTGCGAATATTGGAATATGTGCTTAATTACGGAGACAAAAGGCCTGTTAGCGAACAGCCGGCAAACAATCCTGCCGTACACGTTGAAATAGAAGGGCCTGACGGCTTAGAAAAACGCTGGATATTTGAAAGTTTTCCTGATTGGGATAAGATGCATCCCTTAAAATATGAGAACATAAAGATTTCCTGTAGCGGTATTGCAAAAGCGCATATGACAAGAAACGTAATCAGGGTCTGTCAGGCTCCCGACGGAAACCAAAAACTCGTTTACATAAAGGATAAACAGATATTAGAAACCATGCCGTGGGAATTGAACAAACAGTATTCGTTTGCGAATAATGATCTTCAGCTAATAATTACCAGATATTTCCCTTCTTTCAACATAAAACAAGATGTAGTCAAAAAATCTGACCAGGTGGGTACTCCAGCCATACACGTGAGAATCAATGGACCACGCGGGAAAAAAGAAGAGTGGTTGTTTGCAAACAGTAAATACGCTACATGGTATAAAGATAATAACTTTGCAGTTCTTTACGAATCTACCGGGGAATCTATTAAACATTACGTTAGTGATTTGAGGATAGTAAAAAACAACCAGACTATAATAGAAAAATCAATCAAGGTAAACGACCCTTTAAAATACGATGGTTACGCAATTTATCAATCCAGTTATGATCCTGAAAAGTTGAGTTATTCTGGTTTGCAAATAGTAAAAGACCCCGGTATTCCTGTGGCTTATGCCGGTTTTGCAGCATTATGTGTTGGCGTTGTATTTATATTTTACGTAAAACCTTTTTTGCGTAAAAAACTAAAAAAAGAAAATGAGGTGGCGGAAAATGAGTATAGTTAA
- a CDS encoding OmpA/MotB family protein, which yields MSKYRKFVKFFLLAVFVGMTGCAELDELRVLNRRQAITIRDQSDEIARYRNQLTSMSEKIKASEEEMEKLRKLAESIGGGVSVRDTFEGPVILFPEMILFDSGMATIKAHGEDALRKMARFLEENPASSLRIDGHTDSDPIIKTKHLWDSNHHLSAARALSVFHFLTKKGNIPEQRIHIAGFGPNRPIAPNTTPAGKKENRRVEFLILPTVASLPPKEALFRE from the coding sequence ATGTCTAAATACAGGAAGTTTGTAAAGTTTTTCCTTTTAGCGGTATTTGTTGGAATGACGGGTTGTGCCGAATTGGACGAACTGAGGGTTTTGAACAGGCGGCAAGCAATTACAATAAGGGATCAGTCAGATGAAATCGCCAGATACAGGAATCAGCTTACATCAATGTCAGAGAAAATCAAAGCCAGCGAAGAAGAAATGGAAAAGCTCCGAAAACTGGCAGAATCAATTGGCGGTGGTGTTTCTGTTCGGGATACCTTTGAAGGGCCTGTAATCCTTTTCCCGGAAATGATTCTGTTTGATTCCGGAATGGCAACCATTAAGGCGCATGGAGAGGATGCCTTAAGAAAAATGGCAAGGTTTTTAGAGGAAAATCCTGCCAGTTCCCTGCGAATAGACGGGCACACCGACAGCGACCCCATTATAAAAACAAAACACTTGTGGGATTCTAACCATCATTTATCCGCTGCTCGCGCGTTAAGTGTCTTTCATTTTTTAACAAAAAAAGGAAACATTCCGGAGCAAAGGATACATATTGCTGGTTTCGGACCTAACCGTCCTATAGCACCAAACACTACTCCGGCTGGAAAAAAGGAAAACAGGAGAGTTGAATTTTTAATCTTGCCTACAGTGGCATCCTTACCGCCAAAAGAAGCCTTGTTTCGTGAGTAA
- the groES gene encoding co-chaperone GroES has protein sequence MNVKPLGEKILLKRLEAEGKTAGGILLPETAKEKPKQGTVIALGDGKLLENGERARFQVKNGDKVLFNSYGSTEVKIDGDEYLLMSEDDILAVID, from the coding sequence ATGAATGTAAAACCTTTGGGAGAAAAAATCTTATTAAAACGCCTTGAAGCGGAAGGAAAGACCGCCGGAGGAATCTTACTGCCGGAAACGGCAAAAGAAAAACCGAAGCAGGGAACAGTAATCGCTTTGGGAGACGGTAAACTGCTAGAAAATGGTGAACGGGCACGCTTCCAGGTGAAAAATGGCGATAAGGTGTTGTTTAATTCATATGGCAGCACGGAAGTAAAGATTGATGGCGATGAATATTTATTAATGTCAGAGGATGATATCCTTGCAGTGATTGATTAA
- a CDS encoding acylphosphatase, with amino-acid sequence MSNVRAHVYIRGHVLGVFFRATTKEKASEYGIHGWVKNCTDGRVEAVFEGKKEAVDKIIDWCWKGPAGAFVEEMQVHKEEHSDAFDGFSIIF; translated from the coding sequence ATGTCAAATGTTAGAGCGCACGTATATATCCGGGGCCATGTTCTGGGAGTGTTTTTCCGTGCCACCACAAAAGAGAAGGCCTCAGAGTATGGAATACATGGTTGGGTGAAGAATTGTACCGATGGCCGGGTAGAGGCGGTCTTTGAAGGTAAAAAAGAGGCGGTTGATAAAATAATCGATTGGTGCTGGAAAGGCCCCGCGGGCGCTTTTGTTGAAGAAATGCAAGTTCATAAGGAAGAACATTCCGACGCATTTGACGGATTTTCTATAATATTTTAG
- the ccsB gene encoding c-type cytochrome biogenesis protein CcsB, whose amino-acid sequence MSIVNLTLIVYVLAAIAYIVREIWMSVPAKWTSLGLLILAFCFNLTLVLKRSIEAGHPPFSNLYESLIFYACCTAFVYIIFEFIYDFRVVGALSSVLAMLILLYATLQDDTIRPIMPALKSNWMLVHVITYMLGYAAFGIAFVTSIIYLVVKPFSKKQVDIKSGGSGKEMSVRNFDKLSYKIVAFGFPFLTLGMVTGAVWAKKAWGDYWSWDPKETWSLITWLAYLAYLHTPLVLPKMKVSKSKMAVILSFWLLVCFGIVNFTFVGLNYLPSAEDSAHVYGAK is encoded by the coding sequence ATGAGTATAGTTAATCTTACTTTAATTGTATATGTATTAGCGGCAATCGCTTATATTGTAAGAGAAATATGGATGTCTGTTCCTGCTAAATGGACATCACTAGGGCTTCTTATCCTGGCATTTTGTTTTAACTTAACGCTCGTATTAAAACGTTCCATAGAAGCGGGGCATCCGCCGTTTTCCAATCTATACGAATCTCTTATATTTTATGCGTGTTGCACCGCCTTTGTGTATATAATCTTTGAATTTATTTATGATTTCAGGGTGGTAGGCGCATTATCCTCTGTTCTTGCAATGCTTATTTTGCTTTATGCGACCCTTCAGGACGACACAATAAGACCAATCATGCCCGCATTAAAAAGCAATTGGATGTTAGTACACGTTATAACCTATATGCTCGGATATGCCGCTTTTGGCATTGCGTTTGTTACCAGCATAATATATCTGGTTGTAAAACCCTTTTCTAAGAAACAAGTCGATATTAAGTCCGGCGGATCCGGCAAGGAAATGTCGGTTAGGAATTTTGATAAGCTGAGTTACAAAATCGTTGCTTTCGGATTTCCCTTTCTTACCTTGGGAATGGTTACCGGCGCAGTATGGGCGAAAAAGGCTTGGGGAGACTACTGGTCGTGGGATCCAAAGGAGACATGGTCTTTGATTACATGGCTTGCGTATTTGGCCTATCTGCATACCCCCCTTGTTTTGCCCAAAATGAAAGTAAGCAAATCAAAGATGGCCGTTATCTTATCGTTCTGGTTGTTGGTTTGTTTTGGTATTGTAAACTTCACCTTCGTTGGTTTAAATTATTTACCTTCGGCGGAAGATAGCGCACATGTTTACGGTGCAAAGTGA
- a CDS encoding DUF167 domain-containing protein has protein sequence MLDIIATNTGIIVFVKVQAGSGKDRIVGNLGGRLKLAVSAAPEKGKANKAVVELLAETFHINSSSIHIISGKTSRDKKIMIEGVTPESINTLLNFNL, from the coding sequence GTGCTTGATATCATAGCAACAAATACGGGTATCATTGTTTTCGTCAAAGTGCAAGCCGGTTCAGGCAAGGATCGTATCGTGGGGAATCTGGGAGGACGTCTGAAGTTAGCGGTCTCTGCAGCACCTGAAAAGGGCAAGGCCAACAAGGCAGTAGTTGAATTGCTGGCAGAAACATTTCATATTAATTCGTCTTCTATACACATCATTTCTGGAAAGACTTCCCGGGACAAAAAAATAATGATAGAGGGCGTGACTCCTGAAAGCATAAATACTTTATTGAATTTTAATTTATAG
- the groL gene encoding chaperonin GroEL (60 kDa chaperone family; promotes refolding of misfolded polypeptides especially under stressful conditions; forms two stacked rings of heptamers to form a barrel-shaped 14mer; ends can be capped by GroES; misfolded proteins enter the barrel where they are refolded when GroES binds): protein MAAKKIIYGHEAMESVRQGVRKLAHAVKVTLGPKGRNVIIEKSFGSPVVINDGVTVAKEVELEDPYEDMGAKLVREAASKTNDMVGDGTSTATILAEAIFEEGLKNITAGANPVDVKHGIEKSVDALCNELSRMSIKISGRKEISQIATIAANNDSEIGNQIADAMEKVGKDGVITVEEGKSLETTVKLVEGMQFDRGYLSPYFVTSPDTMEVVFENPYILIHEKKISNIKELVPLLEKIAKSGKPLLVIAEDVEGEALSTLVVNKLRGTFHSAAVKAPGFGDRRKAMMGDIAALVGARAIFEDLGIPLSSIELADLGTAKKVVIDKENTTITEGGGDTKEIQSRISQIKAEIETTTSDYDKEKLQERLAKLSGGIAQINVGAATEAEMKEKKSRVEDAMHATRAAAEEGILPGGGVGLIRASSVLDGLSVKGDEQIGVNIVRAAIEAPIKQIAKNAGLEGEVILQKVKEGTGNFGYDAFQGKFADMVKIGVVDATKVIKVALKNGASIAALLLTTNAIIGEVPEEKEGAGASTHKH from the coding sequence ATGGCAGCAAAAAAGATTATTTACGGGCATGAAGCCATGGAATCGGTGAGACAAGGAGTCAGAAAACTGGCGCATGCCGTCAAGGTTACGTTGGGTCCTAAAGGCAGGAATGTTATTATTGAAAAAAGTTTCGGGTCGCCAGTGGTAATCAACGATGGCGTTACCGTTGCAAAAGAAGTAGAGCTGGAAGACCCATACGAAGACATGGGTGCAAAACTGGTAAGAGAAGCTGCTTCAAAAACAAATGACATGGTAGGAGATGGCACTTCTACCGCCACTATTCTGGCGGAAGCTATTTTTGAAGAAGGTTTAAAAAATATCACTGCGGGCGCAAATCCTGTTGACGTTAAACATGGCATTGAAAAATCTGTTGACGCCCTGTGTAATGAACTTTCCCGGATGAGTATCAAGATTTCAGGAAGGAAAGAGATATCTCAAATAGCGACAATTGCCGCAAATAATGACAGCGAAATTGGCAATCAAATAGCCGATGCCATGGAAAAGGTGGGGAAAGATGGCGTTATAACCGTCGAGGAAGGTAAAAGCCTGGAAACAACGGTAAAGCTTGTCGAGGGCATGCAATTCGACAGGGGATATCTCTCCCCCTATTTTGTCACATCGCCCGACACAATGGAGGTAGTATTTGAAAACCCTTATATCTTAATACACGAAAAGAAGATATCGAATATAAAAGAACTGGTGCCATTATTAGAAAAGATTGCCAAGTCCGGTAAGCCGTTATTAGTAATAGCAGAAGACGTTGAAGGAGAAGCGCTTAGTACGCTCGTAGTAAACAAGCTCCGCGGAACCTTTCATTCTGCTGCAGTGAAAGCGCCCGGCTTTGGCGATAGAAGAAAGGCGATGATGGGAGACATTGCGGCACTTGTCGGCGCAAGGGCAATTTTTGAAGATTTGGGAATACCGCTTTCCAGCATAGAACTTGCCGATCTAGGCACTGCAAAAAAAGTGGTTATTGACAAGGAAAATACCACCATCACAGAGGGCGGGGGAGATACAAAAGAGATACAGAGCAGAATTTCTCAGATAAAGGCAGAAATAGAAACAACAACCTCCGATTACGACAAGGAAAAACTGCAGGAAAGACTGGCAAAACTCTCCGGCGGTATCGCACAAATCAATGTAGGCGCCGCAACGGAAGCAGAAATGAAGGAGAAAAAATCGAGGGTAGAAGATGCAATGCATGCCACCAGAGCCGCAGCGGAAGAAGGTATTTTGCCCGGGGGTGGCGTAGGGTTAATAAGGGCGTCCAGCGTTTTAGATGGGCTCTCTGTGAAAGGTGACGAGCAGATTGGAGTAAACATCGTTCGCGCTGCTATTGAAGCGCCTATCAAACAAATTGCAAAAAATGCCGGACTGGAAGGAGAGGTTATACTGCAAAAGGTAAAGGAAGGTACGGGGAACTTTGGATACGATGCCTTTCAGGGTAAATTTGCAGACATGGTCAAAATAGGCGTTGTTGATGCAACAAAGGTTATAAAAGTTGCCCTAAAAAATGGAGCAAGTATCGCCGCCTTACTGCTTACTACAAATGCGATAATTGGAGAAGTACCGGAAGAGAAAGAAGGTGCCGGAGCATCAACTCATAAGCATTAA
- a CDS encoding response regulator has product MVALYHPDADSFSLLITDDDKSCRDSLREILELKGYTTYLASCGREAIKIARSEELHVLILDAHLPDYSGLETFNIIKKEISISIPCIFISGDISKELQINLINANAYTLIPKPINVNIFRDSVEQVIEKYYWK; this is encoded by the coding sequence ATGGTGGCATTATATCATCCTGATGCAGATAGTTTTTCGCTTCTTATTACGGACGATGATAAATCGTGCCGCGATAGTTTGCGGGAAATACTGGAACTAAAAGGCTACACCACTTACCTTGCAAGTTGTGGCAGAGAAGCGATAAAAATAGCCCGGTCTGAAGAATTGCACGTGTTGATTTTAGACGCACATCTTCCCGACTATAGCGGCCTGGAGACATTTAATATCATTAAGAAGGAAATAAGCATTTCCATTCCCTGTATATTTATCTCGGGAGATATATCAAAAGAACTGCAGATAAATCTTATTAACGCTAACGCTTATACACTGATACCGAAGCCCATCAATGTTAATATCTTCAGGGACTCCGTAGAACAGGTTATAGAGAAATACTACTGGAAATAA
- the thiE gene encoding thiamine phosphate synthase, with amino-acid sequence MLITDRKQSRLPLINAVKLALKGGVNTIQLREKDLPTKDIYSLACELRTITHGLNASLIINDRVDIVLAANADGVHLGWQSMPVSRVRNLIGFERIIGISAHNMQEALQARDSGADYITYGPIFKTPSKEGVVEPTGTESLRKLKEKIRIPVIALGGITVDNAESVMESGANGIAVVSSILKSDNPENTALRLYSIIQHHSKMSG; translated from the coding sequence GTGTTGATCACGGACAGAAAGCAGAGCCGGCTGCCATTAATCAACGCTGTAAAACTAGCGCTAAAAGGTGGCGTTAACACAATACAACTGAGAGAAAAAGACTTGCCAACCAAAGATATTTATTCCCTGGCATGCGAACTAAGAACGATAACGCATGGTCTTAATGCAAGTTTGATTATTAATGACAGGGTTGATATTGTTCTTGCGGCAAATGCGGATGGTGTTCATTTGGGATGGCAGTCCATGCCGGTTAGCAGAGTAAGAAATCTCATTGGTTTTGAAAGAATAATTGGCATATCCGCACATAATATGCAGGAGGCCCTGCAGGCGCGGGATTCCGGTGCGGATTATATAACCTACGGCCCTATATTCAAGACGCCTTCTAAAGAAGGGGTAGTAGAACCAACAGGCACAGAATCGCTCAGGAAATTAAAAGAAAAAATCAGAATCCCCGTAATTGCGCTGGGCGGCATTACTGTAGATAATGCAGAAAGTGTTATGGAAAGCGGGGCAAACGGCATTGCCGTTGTATCAAGCATACTGAAATCGGATAATCCGGAAAATACCGCACTGAGACTGTACTCCATAATACAGCATCATAGTAAAATGTCGGGCTGA
- the purB gene encoding adenylosuccinate lyase: MTTDSRYKQYQSPLSERYASKEMCYIFSDHYKFSTWRKLWIALAEAQHELGLQTVTEAQISEMKRFQDTINFEMAREYEKTLRHDVMSHIHAYGEQCPAAKPIIHLGATSAYVQDNTDLIQMRDALNLLLAKLINIIKILSDQAIAYKEVAALSFTHFQSAQPTTLGKRFCLWLQDYLFDIEEIETRVEKLRFLGAKGTTGTQASFMLLFNNDTEKVRKLDELVTKKMGFDRFYPVTGQTYPRKIDSQIMFCLAGIAQSSYKFSNDIRLLQHMKEAEEPFEKDQVGSSAMAYKRNPMRCERIAALARYVLCNCLNPAFTAASQWFERTLDDSANKRISIPEAFLAVDGILNIVLNVAAGLNIYPQVIAGNLQNELPFMVTENILMEIVNAGGDRQEYHERIRKHAIASAERMKKEGVENDLLERIAEDPAFFRIRAKMGEISDPHRLTGRSVQQVEEFITQVVSPILKQNSQRIDKKLIPTLHV; encoded by the coding sequence ATGACAACAGATAGCCGCTATAAGCAATATCAATCTCCTCTTTCTGAAAGGTATGCAAGTAAAGAGATGTGCTATATCTTCTCAGACCATTACAAGTTCAGCACGTGGAGAAAACTCTGGATAGCGCTCGCCGAAGCACAGCATGAACTAGGATTGCAGACTGTTACAGAAGCGCAAATCAGTGAAATGAAACGTTTTCAGGATACCATTAATTTTGAGATGGCAAGAGAATACGAAAAGACCCTGCGACACGACGTAATGTCTCACATTCACGCATACGGAGAACAGTGTCCTGCGGCAAAGCCCATTATCCACCTTGGTGCGACGAGTGCTTATGTACAGGACAACACAGACCTGATCCAAATGAGGGACGCACTAAACCTTCTCCTTGCAAAACTAATTAATATAATAAAAATCCTCTCTGACCAGGCAATAGCCTATAAAGAAGTTGCGGCTTTAAGTTTTACCCATTTCCAATCTGCACAGCCAACAACTCTGGGAAAACGTTTTTGCCTGTGGCTGCAGGATTACCTTTTCGATATCGAAGAGATTGAAACCAGGGTTGAGAAACTGCGTTTTCTTGGCGCAAAGGGAACGACCGGTACGCAAGCAAGTTTTATGTTGCTTTTTAATAATGATACCGAAAAGGTCAGGAAACTAGACGAACTTGTAACAAAAAAAATGGGATTCGACCGCTTTTACCCGGTGACGGGGCAAACTTACCCGCGCAAAATTGATAGTCAGATAATGTTTTGCCTGGCAGGCATTGCACAATCATCATACAAATTTTCCAATGATATCCGGTTGTTGCAGCATATGAAGGAAGCGGAAGAACCGTTTGAGAAAGACCAGGTTGGGTCTTCCGCAATGGCGTACAAAAGAAATCCCATGCGCTGTGAACGAATAGCGGCTCTTGCTCGTTATGTTCTTTGTAACTGCTTAAACCCGGCATTTACCGCGGCTTCACAATGGTTTGAAAGGACATTGGACGATTCTGCCAATAAGCGAATTTCAATCCCGGAGGCATTTCTTGCAGTTGACGGCATCTTAAATATTGTGCTAAACGTTGCTGCAGGATTGAACATCTATCCACAGGTTATTGCCGGCAATCTTCAAAATGAATTGCCTTTTATGGTCACGGAAAATATACTTATGGAAATAGTAAACGCCGGAGGTGACCGACAGGAGTATCACGAAAGGATTCGAAAACACGCAATAGCATCCGCAGAGAGGATGAAAAAAGAGGGCGTCGAAAACGACCTGCTGGAAAGAATCGCAGAAGACCCTGCCTTTTTCAGAATACGGGCAAAGATGGGGGAGATTTCTGACCCTCACAGGCTTACCGGAAGATCCGTACAGCAAGTGGAAGAGTTTATAACACAGGTAGTTTCACCCATTTTAAAACAAAATAGCCAGCGTATTGATAAAAAATTGATACCAACGCTGCACGTATAA